In a single window of the Dysgonomonas mossii genome:
- a CDS encoding glycosyltransferase codes for MKLLYLIFHGFEAYNGISKKIHYQVSALKQCGVEAHLCYIHIDNDGYQRRMIDDQVLENIGHGIKAKIKKRIDYSAILNYIEKNNINLIYIRSYHNANPFLISFVKQAAKVGVKTLLEIPTYPYDNEYINSSLPTRLQLLTDKLFRRKLAHNIFRIVTFSNETNIFGAKTINISNGIDFDAIKIKEPTNSNPNIITLISVAEIHVWHGFDRLLKGLTEYYKVKQDVEVRYEIVGYGDEREISKLKNYIIQNKLEKYVTFHGPQYGESLDSLFNQASIGIASLGRHRSGITNIKTLKNREYAARGIPFIYSEVDNDFEEKPYIMKVSADESPINILDVIAFYEKVKTISAIEIRNSINNLSWKNQMEKVILACK; via the coding sequence ATGAAACTATTATACCTGATTTTTCATGGATTTGAAGCATATAATGGCATCAGTAAAAAAATACACTATCAGGTTAGTGCTTTGAAGCAGTGTGGCGTAGAAGCACATCTATGCTATATTCATATTGACAATGATGGTTATCAGAGACGAATGATAGATGATCAGGTTCTTGAAAATATTGGGCATGGAATTAAAGCCAAAATAAAGAAAAGAATTGACTATTCTGCGATATTAAATTATATAGAAAAGAACAACATCAACTTGATTTATATTAGATCATATCACAATGCAAATCCGTTTTTAATTTCCTTTGTTAAGCAAGCGGCTAAAGTAGGGGTGAAAACATTACTCGAAATCCCGACCTACCCATACGACAACGAATATATCAACAGTTCTTTGCCAACTCGCCTACAGCTACTTACAGATAAACTCTTTCGCCGCAAACTAGCTCATAATATATTCAGAATTGTGACATTTTCAAACGAAACAAATATCTTTGGAGCAAAAACAATTAATATATCGAATGGTATAGACTTCGATGCTATAAAAATAAAAGAGCCGACAAATAGTAATCCGAATATAATTACTCTGATAAGCGTAGCTGAAATTCATGTTTGGCATGGATTCGACCGTTTACTAAAAGGATTAACCGAATATTATAAAGTGAAACAAGATGTCGAAGTTCGGTATGAAATTGTTGGATACGGAGATGAACGTGAAATCTCGAAATTAAAAAATTACATAATCCAGAATAAACTAGAGAAATATGTCACCTTCCACGGGCCACAATATGGAGAAAGCTTAGATAGCTTGTTTAATCAGGCTTCAATCGGAATTGCGAGCCTGGGACGTCATCGAAGTGGAATCACCAATATAAAGACTCTAAAAAACCGAGAATACGCAGCAAGAGGCATTCCATTTATCTACTCCGAAGTAGACAATGATTTTGAAGAAAAACCTTATATTATGAAAGTAAGTGCTGACGAATCACCAATAAATATCCTTGACGTGATTGCATTTTATGAAAAAGTAAAAACAATATCTGCTATAGAAATACGCAATTCTATCAATAATCTTTCATGGAAGAATCAGATGGAAAAGGTTATTTTAGCTTGTAAATAA
- a CDS encoding Fur family transcriptional regulator, with protein sequence MNAIDILRNKGLKKTAQRVMLINILQKRSISLTEGDIKMEMGDLYDRITFYRTVQTLLETEIIHKITVDNITKYVLNDIHLSGNKKDHAHFYCKSCHSITCLDNISLKKYNLPEGFKSDECEILIKGSCNKCSEPL encoded by the coding sequence ATGAATGCAATAGATATACTCAGAAATAAGGGTTTAAAGAAAACAGCTCAGCGAGTTATGCTGATTAATATTTTGCAAAAGAGGAGTATTTCTTTAACCGAGGGTGATATAAAGATGGAGATGGGAGATCTTTACGATCGTATAACTTTTTATCGCACTGTTCAAACATTATTGGAAACTGAAATCATACATAAAATTACAGTTGATAACATAACAAAATATGTACTGAATGATATTCATCTTTCAGGCAATAAAAAAGATCATGCTCATTTTTATTGTAAAAGTTGTCATTCAATAACTTGTCTCGACAATATATCTTTAAAAAAGTATAACTTACCGGAAGGATTTAAATCTGACGAATGTGAGATATTAATAAAAGGGAGTTGTAATAAATGTAGTGAGCCTCTATAA
- a CDS encoding TonB-dependent receptor, whose amino-acid sequence MHIRIIRVMLLLVFVLPLYSQESDSIKQVELESITITATSYKTSSKLNSALSIEVAEKDFLRSHFTGNLIQALEHIPGVRSMDIGSGFSKPMIRGMGFNRISVTENGIKQEGQQWGSDHGLEIDAFNIERVTVRKGPSSLLYGSDAMGGVVEITQGPPPFDNQIFGEAMVLGKSVNETFGGSVLLGLKKNAWYTKFRYSEQRFGDYRIPTDTIVYLTQKVPIYNRKLKNTAGIERNISSYTEYRSGKYYSNYSISNAYQKIGFFPGAHGIPDIYRVQDDGDDRNIELPYSKVNHLKITSRQQYIWDKLIGYWDVGYQKNHREEWSKFHTHYGTQAPPDKNPDQELVFTLDTYSSSIKLKTIASATWEYNVGLDIQYQQNRISGYSFLLPKYNRFTSGVFGLATWRPSQQLSFSGGIRYDHGNIDISAYNDPYLETYLQEMGYEDELIKQYKWRSYPVNRNFGDFSGSLGIIWNPNIYHLVKANIGHSFRLPGANELAANGVHHGTFRHEQGNPSLNSERGWQLDASYLYENKSISFSITPFFSWFGNYIFLKPTGEWSVLPHAGQIYRYTGAEAIFAGTEISFSIDLFPHLNYSFTGEYVYTCNLDENTPLSFSPPASMRNTITWKKNQFQIHAELYSIANQNRVSKNESPTSGTNLINLGGNISIPIYNTMVDISLSLRNLLNNKYYNHLSFYRKVEIPEPGRNFQLSIKIPFKSKLK is encoded by the coding sequence ATGCATATCCGAATTATTCGGGTTATGCTCTTGCTGGTATTTGTATTGCCTTTGTATAGTCAAGAATCAGATTCTATCAAACAGGTAGAGTTAGAAAGTATTACTATAACTGCAACATCTTATAAGACATCGAGTAAACTTAATTCAGCTCTGTCGATAGAAGTAGCAGAAAAGGATTTTTTAAGAAGTCACTTTACAGGCAATCTTATACAAGCACTAGAGCATATACCGGGAGTCCGTTCTATGGATATTGGTTCCGGATTTTCGAAACCCATGATAAGGGGAATGGGATTCAATCGCATTTCTGTAACCGAAAATGGAATTAAACAGGAAGGCCAACAATGGGGAAGCGATCACGGCTTAGAGATTGACGCGTTTAATATCGAACGAGTCACTGTCCGCAAAGGGCCATCCTCACTCCTTTATGGGAGCGATGCAATGGGAGGCGTTGTAGAAATAACACAAGGTCCCCCACCCTTTGATAATCAGATTTTTGGTGAAGCTATGGTACTAGGCAAAAGTGTAAATGAAACATTCGGCGGTTCTGTATTATTAGGTCTGAAAAAAAATGCATGGTATACAAAGTTTCGATATTCCGAACAGCGTTTTGGAGATTATCGCATACCGACAGATACCATTGTTTATCTTACTCAGAAAGTACCAATATATAATCGGAAGTTGAAGAATACAGCCGGTATTGAGCGTAATATAAGTTCATACACCGAATACCGTAGCGGAAAGTATTATTCGAATTATTCAATCAGTAATGCCTATCAAAAAATAGGATTTTTTCCCGGAGCACATGGCATACCTGATATATACCGTGTACAGGACGATGGAGATGACCGTAATATTGAATTACCATATAGCAAAGTAAATCATTTGAAAATAACATCGCGACAGCAATATATATGGGATAAACTCATTGGATATTGGGATGTTGGATATCAGAAGAATCACAGGGAAGAGTGGAGTAAATTTCATACACATTATGGAACACAAGCACCTCCGGATAAAAATCCGGATCAGGAATTGGTTTTCACCCTGGATACATATAGTTCTTCTATCAAGTTGAAAACAATAGCCTCAGCCACATGGGAATATAATGTCGGGCTTGATATTCAATATCAACAAAACCGTATATCTGGATATTCGTTTCTCTTACCCAAGTACAATAGATTTACAAGTGGAGTATTTGGTCTTGCTACATGGCGACCATCACAGCAGCTTAGCTTTAGTGGAGGTATTCGCTACGATCATGGGAATATTGACATATCGGCTTATAATGATCCTTACCTAGAAACATATCTGCAAGAAATGGGATATGAGGACGAACTGATAAAGCAATATAAGTGGCGTAGCTATCCAGTAAATCGCAACTTTGGAGACTTTTCTGGATCGCTCGGTATTATATGGAATCCGAATATCTATCATCTTGTAAAAGCGAATATAGGACACAGCTTTCGGCTTCCCGGTGCAAATGAGTTAGCAGCAAATGGAGTACATCATGGTACGTTCAGGCACGAGCAAGGAAACCCATCGCTTAATTCAGAAAGAGGATGGCAGCTGGATGCATCTTACTTATATGAAAACAAGAGCATTTCTTTTTCCATCACTCCGTTCTTTAGCTGGTTTGGCAATTACATTTTTCTGAAACCAACAGGCGAATGGTCTGTACTTCCTCATGCGGGACAGATATATCGATATACGGGTGCTGAAGCTATTTTTGCAGGAACGGAGATATCTTTCAGTATAGACTTGTTTCCACATCTGAATTATTCTTTCACAGGTGAGTACGTATATACTTGCAACCTTGATGAGAATACTCCTTTAAGTTTCTCGCCACCGGCATCTATGCGAAATACAATAACATGGAAAAAGAATCAATTCCAAATACATGCCGAACTTTATAGTATTGCAAATCAAAATAGAGTGTCAAAGAACGAAAGTCCAACATCAGGAACCAATTTAATTAATCTCGGAGGAAATATAAGTATTCCGATATATAACACAATGGTAGATATCAGTTTATCACTGCGAAATCTATTGAATAATAAATATTATAACCACTTAAGTTTTTACAGAAAAGTTGAGATTCCAGAACCGGGACGCAACTTTCAATTATCAATTAAAATACCTTTTAAAAGTAAATTAAAATGA
- a CDS encoding oligosaccharide flippase family protein — protein sequence MGENKAYRSIIKTTSLFGSVQVFQILINLIRGKLIAILLGSSGMGLNSLLVSSMTMMNNISGLGLNFSAVREISKTTETESRAKIIVIFRRCLGFTALLGFLLTIIFSPALSYFTFSRFDETWIFGCLAVSLVLNILSTEAVVLLQGTRNLSAYAKLTVSISLISLCVTIPVYYFGGIKAIVPAIILSSFVSFVLSKYYINRIKTGKPEVTKKETIDKGKEMLKLGIAMMAATTIGSTTSYLVNTFIYSYGTASDLGLYQAGMSITSQSIGLVFSAMSIDYFPRLAAVSHDRTKTRRMVNQQAEITLLLSTPILLVLMVTAPLLIHLLLTSEFMPLEGFIRILALGMFFKAASYPLGTISFSKGDKKTFFLLEGVGINIATLIFNILGYSIGGFSGLAYSFLFVNAAYYVAINIITFKLYSFRMSKSLKRIFIIQLLILALAFLSFNSLYSLYAYILPIILVLAVAIFSYKQLDRLINLKAFIISKFSNKNS from the coding sequence GTGGGAGAAAATAAAGCATATAGGTCTATAATAAAAACAACGTCTTTGTTCGGAAGCGTGCAGGTGTTTCAGATACTTATCAATCTGATAAGAGGTAAGCTTATTGCGATTTTATTAGGGTCGAGCGGTATGGGATTAAACAGTCTTCTGGTATCGTCCATGACTATGATGAATAATATTTCGGGATTGGGACTTAATTTTAGTGCTGTACGTGAAATATCAAAAACTACGGAGACAGAAAGTCGAGCTAAAATCATCGTTATTTTTCGCAGATGCCTTGGCTTCACTGCTCTACTCGGATTTCTGCTAACTATCATTTTTTCTCCAGCTCTCAGTTATTTCACATTCTCGAGATTCGATGAAACGTGGATATTTGGATGTTTGGCTGTCAGTCTGGTATTAAATATTCTGTCTACAGAAGCAGTAGTGCTATTGCAAGGAACCCGTAATCTGAGTGCATATGCAAAACTAACGGTTTCTATTTCTCTCATTTCGTTATGTGTTACTATACCGGTTTATTATTTTGGAGGAATTAAGGCAATCGTCCCTGCAATTATATTATCATCGTTTGTCAGTTTTGTTTTAAGTAAATATTATATCAACCGTATCAAAACAGGTAAACCCGAAGTTACTAAAAAAGAGACGATAGACAAAGGAAAAGAAATGCTCAAGCTTGGTATAGCAATGATGGCAGCAACTACAATAGGATCTACTACTTCATATTTGGTAAACACTTTTATATACAGTTACGGGACAGCATCCGACTTGGGGTTATATCAGGCGGGGATGAGCATTACAAGTCAATCTATCGGGCTGGTATTTTCAGCAATGTCTATCGATTACTTTCCTCGTTTGGCTGCAGTAAGCCATGATAGGACAAAAACAAGACGTATGGTAAATCAACAAGCCGAGATAACGCTATTACTATCCACTCCTATCCTACTCGTATTGATGGTTACAGCACCACTATTGATACATCTACTCCTTACCTCAGAGTTTATGCCACTTGAAGGATTTATAAGAATTTTAGCATTAGGGATGTTCTTCAAAGCGGCCTCATATCCTTTAGGAACTATATCCTTTTCGAAAGGTGATAAAAAAACATTTTTCCTACTCGAAGGTGTAGGAATTAATATTGCAACTCTTATATTCAATATATTAGGATATAGCATCGGGGGATTCAGCGGCTTAGCTTATTCATTCCTATTTGTGAATGCAGCATACTATGTAGCTATCAATATTATTACATTCAAACTATACTCATTCAGGATGAGTAAATCATTGAAAAGAATCTTTATAATACAGCTATTAATTCTTGCTTTAGCCTTTTTATCTTTTAATAGTCTCTATAGTCTATATGCTTATATATTACCTATTATATTAGTTTTGGCCGTTGCTATTTTTTCGTACAAACAATTGGATAGGTTAATAAATTTAAAAGCTTTTATTATCAGTAAGTTTAGCAATAAAAACAGTTAA
- a CDS encoding TolC family protein, protein MKKASIIISAILVSFLMQAQNQYISVRDAVEIAMKNNNNLKISELDEKVANANYHQTDAVFLPQITAGYTALSTNNPLNAFGFLLQQESVTAMDFDPAKLNNPGARQNYSAQVEAKLPLLNMDMIYARKGAKAQEEVYKYKTERAKEYIEFEVRKAYIQLQMSYQARNILQKSLDDVKQIHQSVSNFYNQGLVQKSDVLNAQVQVNTIETALAKAESNIQNASDGLRLLMGLDSSSDVYVTDSLSQEINLNQDSELSSFRSDIMALNKAVDATSMMVKSSKMAFLPRINAFGSYSLNDSKAFKFGNDSYLVGINLSWTIFSGNQNRSKMKSAQFQRDKIQEELSLHIKKEELELNKTKRDLNDSQVEINKQKASVEQADEALRILSNRHREGLASTTDLLMAQAQFFQQKLMLSQSIMSYNITEAYLNFLSKTK, encoded by the coding sequence ATGAAAAAGGCAAGTATTATTATTAGTGCTATTCTGGTTAGCTTTCTAATGCAAGCGCAAAATCAGTATATTTCAGTAAGGGATGCTGTAGAGATTGCAATGAAAAATAACAACAATCTTAAGATCTCCGAGTTGGATGAAAAAGTAGCAAATGCTAATTATCATCAAACAGATGCAGTATTTCTTCCACAAATAACAGCTGGATATACAGCTTTAAGTACAAATAACCCACTAAATGCTTTCGGATTTCTATTGCAGCAAGAATCTGTTACTGCAATGGACTTCGATCCTGCCAAACTGAATAATCCCGGAGCAAGACAAAATTACAGTGCTCAGGTAGAGGCTAAGCTACCATTGTTGAATATGGATATGATCTATGCTCGCAAAGGAGCTAAAGCTCAAGAAGAAGTTTACAAATACAAAACGGAACGAGCCAAAGAATACATCGAATTTGAAGTACGAAAGGCATATATTCAATTACAAATGTCTTATCAAGCTCGAAATATCCTTCAAAAATCATTAGACGATGTGAAACAAATACATCAATCAGTTTCCAATTTCTATAATCAAGGATTAGTTCAAAAATCGGATGTACTGAATGCTCAGGTGCAAGTAAATACAATTGAAACAGCATTGGCAAAAGCCGAAAGTAATATACAAAATGCCTCAGACGGACTGCGTCTCCTGATGGGATTAGATAGCAGCAGTGATGTGTATGTGACAGATTCGCTATCACAAGAGATAAACCTGAATCAAGACAGTGAGCTTTCATCTTTTCGGTCCGATATCATGGCATTAAACAAAGCTGTAGATGCAACTAGCATGATGGTAAAATCCTCAAAGATGGCATTCCTTCCACGTATCAATGCCTTTGGCTCATATAGTTTAAATGATTCTAAGGCTTTCAAATTTGGGAATGATTCTTACCTCGTTGGTATAAATCTAAGTTGGACAATATTTTCAGGCAATCAAAATCGGAGTAAGATGAAATCGGCACAATTCCAACGAGATAAAATACAAGAAGAGCTCAGCCTGCATATCAAAAAAGAAGAACTAGAGCTAAATAAAACCAAGCGTGATCTGAACGATTCCCAAGTCGAGATCAACAAGCAAAAGGCCAGCGTGGAACAAGCTGATGAAGCATTACGTATTCTCTCCAATCGCCACCGAGAAGGTTTAGCGAGTACCACAGATCTATTGATGGCACAAGCTCAATTCTTTCAACAAAAACTTATGCTATCTCAATCTATTATGTCGTATAATATAACAGAAGCATACCTCAATTTTTTATCAAAAACTAAGTAA
- a CDS encoding glycosyltransferase family 2 protein — protein MILIIVFCLFAFIIFYTYLGYGILIWFLVKIKEILKPQSKNKLQDVELLDVTLLIAAYNEENVVVEKMANIESLNYPEEKLHVVWVTDGSTDSTVEMLKSYPNIKILHKPEREGKTAALNRSMSYIDTPIVIFTDANAILNTQCINEIVSLFADSKVGCVTGEKRVNIESKDNASSSGEGFYWRYESVLKSLDSRLYSVVGAAGELFAIRRDLFQYIPNDTILDDFVLSLKIAQKGYRIAYCSEAYAMEYSSDSMIEEEKRKVRIAAGGLQAVWRLCPLLNIFRYGLLSFQYISHRVLRWTITPLALFALLPLNVLLCIQTYPTCTLPAILLILQVIFYLLGFVGYTLAKKEIKNKVLFIPYYFLFMNLNVIKAYSYLKKRSNSGIWEKVKRKSTQNS, from the coding sequence ATGATTTTAATTATTGTATTCTGCCTATTTGCATTCATTATTTTCTATACTTACTTAGGGTATGGCATCTTAATTTGGTTTCTGGTTAAAATCAAAGAAATTTTAAAACCACAAAGTAAGAATAAATTGCAAGATGTCGAGTTACTCGATGTGACCTTGCTGATTGCAGCTTATAACGAAGAAAACGTTGTGGTCGAAAAAATGGCCAATATAGAGTCTTTAAATTATCCAGAGGAAAAGCTCCATGTTGTCTGGGTTACTGATGGTAGTACAGACAGTACAGTAGAAATGCTAAAGTCGTATCCTAATATAAAAATCTTACATAAACCTGAACGTGAAGGCAAAACTGCAGCCTTAAACAGGAGCATGTCTTACATAGATACTCCTATTGTTATATTTACAGATGCAAATGCTATACTAAACACTCAATGTATAAATGAAATAGTATCGCTATTTGCAGACAGTAAAGTAGGTTGTGTAACAGGAGAAAAAAGAGTAAACATAGAATCAAAAGATAACGCATCGTCTAGTGGCGAAGGATTTTATTGGCGCTACGAATCTGTATTAAAAAGCTTAGACTCTCGTTTATACTCTGTAGTTGGTGCTGCGGGAGAGTTATTTGCCATAAGACGTGATTTGTTTCAATATATTCCAAATGATACAATTCTTGATGATTTCGTCTTGTCTCTAAAAATAGCACAAAAAGGTTATCGCATAGCATATTGTTCCGAAGCATATGCAATGGAATATAGCTCCGATTCGATGATAGAAGAAGAAAAAAGAAAAGTAAGAATTGCAGCAGGAGGACTACAAGCTGTATGGAGATTATGTCCATTACTTAATATTTTCAGATACGGGCTACTAAGCTTTCAGTACATATCCCATCGCGTGTTGAGATGGACCATAACGCCTTTGGCTCTTTTTGCTCTATTGCCTCTTAATGTATTACTTTGTATACAAACCTACCCTACTTGTACATTGCCTGCTATATTATTAATATTACAAGTTATTTTCTACTTATTAGGTTTTGTAGGATATACACTTGCTAAAAAGGAGATAAAAAATAAAGTGTTGTTTATTCCATATTATTTTCTTTTTATGAATTTAAATGTCATAAAGGCATATTCTTATTTAAAGAAAAGAAGTAATAGCGGAATATGGGAGAAGGTTAAAAGAAAATCTACTCAGAATAGTTAA
- a CDS encoding efflux RND transporter periplasmic adaptor subunit gives MKTLRNAFLGIVGISTLYSCSSSDKLEDKDKTIVKVEAYSPAQSTNEGFYLSGEVTAKQTANISTRMMGYVTKIYVKPGDKVASGQLLVSISSDDILAKKAQIQAMITEAEAAAKNSQRDYERFKTLRNQNSVSDKELENVALQNTSMNARVQMARQQMNEVNAMLSYTNIRAPFSGVVTQKMVDEGSMANPGMPILTIEQNGELQVIASIPENYIQYVKVGDVAKMELKSLGITIDGKVSELSPSAFRTGGQYSMKLAIDTKDKENIRPGMYVNILIPNKTGENITSKIMLDKSSIVYRDQLTGVYVIDDQSQANLRWIRLGKTIGNQVEVLSGLSQNDKIVSKAEGKLYNGVKVSVNK, from the coding sequence ATGAAAACTTTAAGAAATGCATTTTTAGGAATAGTGGGAATATCAACTCTTTACTCCTGCTCTTCTTCTGATAAGTTAGAGGATAAAGATAAGACTATAGTAAAAGTAGAAGCTTACTCTCCGGCCCAATCGACAAACGAAGGATTTTACCTTAGCGGTGAGGTCACAGCCAAGCAAACGGCTAATATAAGTACCCGAATGATGGGCTATGTAACGAAGATATATGTAAAACCTGGTGACAAGGTAGCATCAGGACAGCTTCTCGTATCAATCAGCAGTGATGATATTCTGGCAAAAAAGGCTCAGATACAAGCTATGATCACCGAAGCTGAAGCAGCAGCAAAAAATTCCCAACGTGATTATGAGCGTTTCAAAACACTACGCAACCAAAACAGCGTATCTGATAAAGAACTCGAAAATGTAGCTTTGCAGAATACTTCGATGAATGCCAGAGTACAAATGGCTCGTCAACAGATGAACGAAGTAAATGCGATGCTTTCCTACACCAATATACGCGCTCCATTTTCGGGAGTCGTAACACAAAAAATGGTGGACGAAGGAAGCATGGCAAATCCGGGAATGCCTATTTTGACAATTGAGCAGAATGGTGAATTGCAGGTTATAGCATCTATCCCCGAAAACTATATACAGTATGTAAAAGTAGGCGATGTAGCCAAGATGGAATTGAAATCATTAGGGATAACGATCGATGGAAAAGTATCCGAACTCAGTCCGTCGGCATTCCGCACAGGAGGACAATACTCTATGAAATTGGCTATTGACACAAAAGATAAAGAAAATATACGTCCGGGAATGTATGTAAATATATTGATACCGAACAAAACAGGTGAGAATATTACATCTAAAATCATGCTGGACAAAAGCTCTATTGTATACCGCGATCAGCTTACGGGAGTATATGTGATAGACGACCAAAGTCAAGCTAATCTTCGCTGGATACGTTTAGGCAAGACAATCGGCAATCAGGTAGAAGTACTTTCGGGGTTGAGCCAAAATGACAAAATTGTATCCAAAGCCGAAGGCAAATTATATAACGGAGTAAAAGTATCTGTAAATAAATAA
- a CDS encoding DUF4625 domain-containing protein, with the protein MRTIIKILFLSIISIITSISFTSCSNDNDGDTTPPVINLTAPTEGAVLKIGSDIHLDMELSDNEMLSSYKVEIHNNFDGHNHTKSLKAEDSTTAFAFQKTWSVTGQKTAKIHHHEIIIPENATPGNYHLMVYCTDAAGNESYVARNIVLSHDGEDGDHDH; encoded by the coding sequence ATGAGAACAATTATTAAAATCCTATTCCTATCAATTATTAGTATAATAACATCTATATCATTTACATCTTGTAGTAATGATAACGATGGAGATACAACTCCACCTGTAATCAATCTAACTGCTCCGACAGAAGGCGCTGTATTAAAAATCGGATCAGATATTCATTTGGACATGGAATTATCTGACAATGAAATGTTATCTTCCTATAAAGTAGAGATACATAACAACTTTGATGGTCATAACCATACAAAATCATTAAAAGCCGAAGACAGTACTACCGCATTTGCTTTTCAGAAAACATGGAGTGTAACCGGACAAAAAACAGCCAAGATACATCATCATGAAATAATCATACCGGAAAATGCAACCCCTGGTAATTATCACTTGATGGTATATTGTACAGATGCCGCCGGGAACGAATCGTATGTTGCACGTAATATTGTATTAAGTCATGACGGAGAAGATGGTGATCATGATCACTAG
- a CDS encoding alpha-1,2-fucosyltransferase, producing MVYSILTDRIGNNLFQIAAGASLAHRNNTDYMGCATDFEVPNGEQIEKYIKQYEHTILRKVKIINTLPTDIVTYNQPDFGYTPIEYVDNICLRGYYQTEKYFDQDFIRELFEIDEQTKEYIQKKYGHILSKGVISLHVRRGDYINRPLRQPVCCMPYFKNAISYFGKDKLYLIISDDIEWCKKNFKGNNFFFSEGESSIVDLYLQTMCNHNIISNSSFSWWGAWLNNNPEKIVIAPKNWFGKQMKDWNLQDLVPSEWVRLPNPKDLGLKLKILRYSIDDLYKRAIKRLQHIFN from the coding sequence ATGGTATATAGTATATTGACCGATCGAATAGGAAATAATTTATTCCAGATTGCCGCCGGAGCATCATTAGCACATCGCAACAATACCGATTACATGGGATGTGCGACAGATTTTGAAGTTCCAAACGGAGAACAGATTGAAAAATATATTAAGCAATATGAGCATACAATTCTTAGGAAAGTCAAAATTATAAATACTCTCCCAACAGATATTGTAACCTATAATCAGCCTGATTTTGGTTATACACCTATAGAATATGTCGATAATATTTGTCTTAGAGGATATTATCAGACAGAAAAATATTTCGATCAGGATTTTATCCGTGAGCTATTCGAAATAGATGAGCAAACAAAAGAATACATACAAAAAAAGTACGGGCATATCCTTTCTAAAGGTGTAATCTCGCTACATGTCAGACGGGGCGACTATATAAACCGTCCCCTACGCCAACCGGTTTGCTGTATGCCTTATTTTAAAAATGCGATTAGTTACTTTGGGAAAGATAAACTATATTTAATCATTAGTGATGACATAGAATGGTGTAAGAAAAATTTCAAAGGGAATAATTTTTTCTTCTCAGAAGGAGAAAGTTCTATTGTTGATCTTTATCTCCAAACAATGTGTAATCACAATATCATTAGTAATTCATCTTTCAGTTGGTGGGGAGCGTGGTTAAACAATAATCCGGAGAAAATAGTTATAGCACCAAAAAACTGGTTTGGAAAACAAATGAAGGATTGGAATCTTCAGGATTTAGTTCCATCTGAATGGGTAAGACTACCTAATCCGAAAGATCTAGGGCTAAAATTAAAAATATTGAGATATAGCATTGACGATCTATATAAAAGAGCCATAAAAAGATTACAACATATTTTTAATTGA